The Spirosoma oryzicola region CGGCTACTATTGTTGCAATTGCAGCTATTTTAGTACAAGTACATTACGCCGATAAGCAAATAAAAATTAATGAAGTAGCGGCTAGAAGTCAGGATATCAAAGACAGTCTAAATACAGTGCGCGCAGCAGAACAGTATAAAAATGATAGCCTACTTGCTTTACAACAATTGAAATTAAATCAACTTCAATTTGAACTTGCTGCAATGAAAAGAAAAGATGACATGGAGCAAGGCCGTATATTAGCTGAGATTAACGGAAGTCAAGTTGATGTACTTAAAGCTCAGTTGAAATTTGCTGACAATAACAACCGTGTGGAAGTTTTGAAAAACTTGAATCAATTTGGCCGTAATCTCAAAAAGTATGGAGATGTTGTCAATAGTCAAAAGTTTTATAATAGCTATACAATGAATGATACTCAGCCAATACGGTATATATTGACGTATTTGCAAGAACAATCTAACAATCCTATTCTATTTGAAGATCCTGATTTGCTAAGAGGATTTTATTTAAATATTTATAGGTTTAATTCAACATTGGCGTTTACTTTATCAGCCAAAGATTCTTTACAGAACGACAATATTTTTGATGATTATGAGCATAAAGCTCGTATTGAGTATCACCAGATACGAGAATTTTATGTTAGGCAAAAAGAGTTTTATGAAAGTATGCTGTATAGGTATTTAAAGATTCGAAGTGGACAAAAGATTATAGGCTATGAATTAGAAACCCAGTGGTAGAGTGCTGCTTTGTATAGGCAATAAATCTCAGTTTACTTTTAATCAATCCAGTTTGGAAACCTATAAAGTAATTTGGTTAAGGCTGCCTAAAGGTTTGATGGAAGAAGCCAAGAACACCGCGCGGGTCGTTGAGTCAATGTATACAGAAGGATACCCAACTAAGATGATCGCAAAAAAGTTAAGTCTTTCTAGATAGACAATTTATAAATTCCTGAAATATAGAGAAATACACTTGAATAGCACCATATAAAATGAACTATTACTTAGATACTAATGCGGTTTATAATATAAATCAAATTCCTAGTCAAAAATTGGCTGATTGTTACACATCTTATCTAGCATACTTCGAACTCATTTCCGGTATAAACGATCAGAAAGATTTTCAGAGGAGACAAAGCATACTAAGGAAAGCATCAAACAGTAGAATTAAAGTAGTGTATCAAACCCCCTCTCAAATGATGCATAATAGCTTTAATTTGGGCTACGAAATTGTTCCGTATGAACTTGAAGCCTTGCGAAACCTTGTAAATGTAATTGTAGAAGCTACAGACTTCGCCACTCTACAGCAATCAATAGAATACAATAACATTGACTATGGAATAAGCTATTTTAATAATTTAGACAACATTATTGGTAAGAACTTTGTGGAGGTTACTCAAAGAGGCTATAATAATTACAAAAAAATTTTATTAGAGGGCTGTGAGCCTGTTGTAATAAATGATAAGACTTATGAATTAAGCTCTTTGCCTCAACTCGTCAAGTTTATGAGCAATAGCGACGGACGAAATTTGTTCCGCTCAGCACACATTCAAGGAATTGCTGAATTAATTTTGAATAACCTCAGTACAGAATTGACTAATATAACGATAGATGAGGTTATTCGTAGCTATAATGGAAACATGGATATACATACAGACTCTACTATAAATTACGACATATATAGACTTGGCGCTGGTGGTACACCAGGTACAAATGATCTTATTGATTTGTATCACTTACTGTATGTAAGAAACAATCGTCCTACACGCGTAGTAACCAATGATAAGCTGTTTCGTCATATAAGCCCTGATCTTTGTATAACAATTAGGGATTTTATTAATGGTTGAAAAGTAGAATTAATCAACTAGAATAAACTTTATTCTGAATAGGCGGTGCTGCTCTGACCCATCGCTCTAATTTTCCTGAACACAGGGTAAGTTGTGCATACCATTATGGAAACACGCACACGGGGGAACAGCACCGCCTTCTCATTGGCGATGCCGTCCCCTGTGTTCAACAATTAGACAAAATAGAGCATGACAAAGGTACGAACTACAGCGACGTTTCCATTTCGATCTGGTCTACTTTGTCTTCTACTTCACGCACTTTGAAGTAATTCTGGTTGATGGGTCGTTTTGCCATTTCCTCCATACGCTGGTTATTCAACTGCAGCTGCTGATGAATTGCCAGTAAAAGACCGTCTGACATTCCCCCGCCCGACTGACTAGTACTGCCCCCATTCGCCCCCGCTGAAGTGCCTACGGAACCCATGCTTTTGTACTGGCCCGAAACCTGCAGCGCCTGCAAAGCACCGGCGATATTGGCCATCACCGGGTTTTTCAGCATCGGAGCCGACATGATCCATTCGGTGCCGGCTTCACCGGCAATAAAGTTTTTCCGGTTGTAATACGTCGGTCCCGTGGTGTAACCGCTTGGAGCGTCAGAGGAGTTCGTAAATCCACCGTCCGCGAAGGCAGGTGCATCAAACTTCTGGGCGCGGATGTTGGCTACCGCTGAGGCCATTTGCAACGTTGGTATGGCAATCCCTTTAGCGATCGCCAGCAGGTTGCCCGGAAAAGGTACGGTCGACGCCCCCGCAATCACACCCATTACGGCCCGGCTGTAGTTAATGGCCACGTCCTTCAGCGCGTACGCCTGCTGGGCAAGCATGGCCGCTTTATAGACCAGGGTATTTTCTTTGAAAAAGAACTTTAGAACCGTTACCGAATCATTGAAGATCTCCTTTTTGCGGTTAAACAACTCACGTTGATCTCTGGCCTGCTGATCGGCGGACTCCTTACTACGAGTAACTTCGGCGTCGGCTACTTCAGCACGTGCCGTAGCCTGATCCCCTTCATTCTTGGTAATGTCACCCGCAATCTTCGCATTCGATTCTTTCTTTTTGGCTTCGATCTCCGCTTTTTTAGCTGCATCCTTCTCGTAGAGTTCGGCCAGTGACTGGTAATGGACTTCGTTAAGCGCAAGCGCGTCCTGCAGATAAGACCATTCCACCATTAGTTTCGCCTGGTTGCCGACCTCTTTGGTCATTTCACCATTGGCAACCATTTCGTCAATCTTCGCCAGATTTTTGGCTTTTTCCAGATTCAATTCTTCTTCGGCACCTTTACGAAGAAGCTCCATCTGTTTATCTTTTTCTTCCGCCCGTTTTTTAGTGTACTTCTCTTCGATTTCGTTCAACTCAACCTTCAGCGCATCTTCCACCCCTTTGGTCCAGGTTGCTTTTTTGGCTGCGTCGGCAGCTGAGGTGCGGATCTCCTCTTTCTCTTTATCCGATTTCCACTGAGCACGGGCCATCTCACGCTGCTCTTCGTCAGCAATGGCGTTCATCTCCATTTCCTTGATGGCCAGATCTGCCCGTTTATTGGCCGTGATCTTCGCTTCAGCCTTCCGCTCGGCTTTGTCTTTTGCCTTTTGCTCATCATCCGATAGGCCACCCCCTTTGCTACCACCACCACCGGTATCAGCGGGCTTCCCACCGGTGCCCGTGGCGGGAGACGCCGGCTTATCGGTTGGTGCATCCAACAAACCACCCGACAACCCTTTTACGACGTCCTGTTTCTGCTGAATCTCTGCCGTGGTAGCGGCTAGTTCACCGCGCAACTTATTGAGTTGCTCCTGGCTCATGTGAATGACTTTCTCACTAACCTGACCATTACCCAGGATGGTACGGATCGTCTGGGCCCCACCGCTGTTGAGCAGGTCCTGCTGCTGTTTCTGGGTTTTCTGCAAATCGGTCAGCGCCTTCTTATTTTCGTCGATGGCTGCTTTATTGGTATACTGCAGCATGGCTTTCTGCACGCGGATAAATTCACGCGCTTTGTCGGTATTCAGCCCCAGCGCATTCCCGTACTTATCAAATTCAGTGACCGCACCTGGTACGACATTGGCAACCTGGCTAACAATTTTCTTCAGCTCATTCTGCTCATC contains the following coding sequences:
- a CDS encoding phage tail tape measure protein, whose amino-acid sequence is MATQQDKAVIDLVINGKQSETSLYNIKTAAVNAQKALSRMAETDPGYAKQKRELEALLAAQQQRIVKINQEKTAWQRFTADMPSMTGAVTAGNLITSTISMIGSGISSAIANFREFDAASKDLSAVTGATGQDLEFLNKTASRTGPALGKSAAEMLEAYKLMASAKPELLDQKELLVATTEAAITLSQAGKIDLAEATKVTAESLNQFGEGADQANRFINAIAAGANEGSAEIDEMGAALKNSGTVAAAQNVSFEQTNAVLQSLSTIALKGGEAGTQLRNVLLTLGSGSDDTNPKVVGLDKALDNLGKKNLSTAEMTKLFGKENITAAQHIIAHRSEISKMTTDITGTSEAYTQAAKNNASLDHQIEVFSSRMSGLAVLIGTKVMPVVNEFLGGAIDLAKQFTDLLTPAAETATQAFDDQKKKVADLTTNLTPLLDRHDQLKKKTVLTTDEQNELKKIVSQVANVVPGAVTEFDKYGNALGLNTDKAREFIRVQKAMLQYTNKAAIDENKKALTDLQKTQKQQQDLLNSGGAQTIRTILGNGQVSEKVIHMSQEQLNKLRGELAATTAEIQQKQDVVKGLSGGLLDAPTDKPASPATGTGGKPADTGGGGSKGGGLSDDEQKAKDKAERKAEAKITANKRADLAIKEMEMNAIADEEQREMARAQWKSDKEKEEIRTSAADAAKKATWTKGVEDALKVELNEIEEKYTKKRAEEKDKQMELLRKGAEEELNLEKAKNLAKIDEMVANGEMTKEVGNQAKLMVEWSYLQDALALNEVHYQSLAELYEKDAAKKAEIEAKKKESNAKIAGDITKNEGDQATARAEVADAEVTRSKESADQQARDQRELFNRKKEIFNDSVTVLKFFFKENTLVYKAAMLAQQAYALKDVAINYSRAVMGVIAGASTVPFPGNLLAIAKGIAIPTLQMASAVANIRAQKFDAPAFADGGFTNSSDAPSGYTTGPTYYNRKNFIAGEAGTEWIMSAPMLKNPVMANIAGALQALQVSGQYKSMGSVGTSAGANGGSTSQSGGGMSDGLLLAIHQQLQLNNQRMEEMAKRPINQNYFKVREVEDKVDQIEMETSL